The following coding sequences lie in one bacterium genomic window:
- a CDS encoding DUF6051 family protein: protein MNVIDYFALDRLVASAFDFDAPLSSIPDLPLDIATFPFSSAAAWLLPGADDYPDGANARFGDDAALKGPRFAPRADPLLGAPDRAAVENARFRCAVLVPRGAPPARRTVALLHGLNEKTWEKYYAWGARLALDLRRPVVLFPIAFHMNRTPAEWNSPRAMNAVAKERRALSPTLAAGSFANAAISVRLQAIPQRFFFSCMETVHDLRAFAALVRAGGVPGLAADCALDFFAYSVGAFLAETLLLGDEARVFGEARALLFCGGATFDLMDPVSKFILDGDAYRALRTLLVDRFPEEARRDPLIARHFAEGDPAADAFASLLAHDRGAEDRAARLAALRGRLAAVALEGDVVAPPDGVRRTLLPAGLPVETLVPAYAARHEAPFPREGEDPAAVQAAFDALFARAADFLA from the coding sequence ATGAACGTGATCGACTACTTCGCGCTGGACCGCCTCGTCGCCTCGGCGTTCGATTTCGACGCTCCTCTCTCGTCGATCCCCGACCTCCCCCTCGACATCGCGACCTTCCCCTTCTCCTCCGCCGCCGCGTGGCTCCTCCCCGGCGCGGACGACTACCCCGACGGCGCCAACGCCCGCTTCGGCGACGACGCGGCGCTCAAGGGTCCGCGCTTCGCGCCGCGGGCCGACCCGCTGCTCGGCGCCCCCGACCGCGCCGCCGTCGAGAACGCGCGCTTCCGCTGCGCCGTCCTCGTGCCGCGGGGCGCGCCGCCCGCGCGCCGCACGGTCGCGCTGCTGCACGGCCTCAACGAGAAGACGTGGGAGAAGTACTACGCGTGGGGGGCGCGCCTCGCGCTCGACCTGCGCCGGCCGGTCGTGCTCTTCCCGATCGCCTTCCACATGAACCGCACCCCCGCGGAATGGAACAGCCCGCGCGCGATGAACGCCGTGGCCAAGGAGCGGCGCGCGCTCTCGCCGACGCTCGCGGCGGGGAGCTTCGCCAACGCGGCGATCAGCGTCCGCCTGCAGGCGATCCCGCAGCGGTTCTTCTTCTCCTGCATGGAAACGGTCCACGACCTGCGCGCCTTCGCCGCGCTCGTCCGCGCCGGCGGCGTTCCCGGACTCGCCGCCGACTGCGCGCTCGACTTCTTCGCCTACTCGGTCGGCGCCTTCCTCGCCGAGACGCTGCTGCTCGGCGACGAGGCGCGGGTCTTCGGCGAGGCGCGGGCGCTCCTCTTCTGCGGCGGCGCGACGTTCGACCTGATGGACCCGGTCTCGAAGTTCATCCTCGACGGCGACGCCTACCGCGCGCTGCGGACGCTCCTCGTCGACCGCTTCCCCGAAGAGGCGCGGCGCGATCCGCTGATCGCGCGCCACTTCGCCGAAGGGGACCCGGCCGCCGACGCCTTCGCCTCGCTCCTCGCCCACGACCGCGGCGCCGAGGACCGCGCCGCGCGCCTCGCCGCGCTGCGCGGCCGGCTCGCGGCGGTCGCGCTCGAGGGGGACGTCGTGGCGCCGCCGGACGGCGTGCGCCGCACGCTCCTGCCCGCCGGCCTGCCGGTCGAGACGCTCGTCCCGGCCTACGCCGCGCGGCACGAAGCGCCGTTCCCGCGCGAGGGCGAAGACCCCGCGGCGGTGCAGGCGGCCTTCGACGCGCTGTTCGCCCGCGCCGCGGACTTCCTCGCCTAG
- a CDS encoding insulinase family protein, which translates to MLRNVLRLAGAFAALAMVSDMPSAAPLKVACETYTLPNGLTVILHPDHRLPQVVVNTWFDVGSKDEVQGKTGFAHLFEHLMFMGTRRVPGAEFDVRMESLGAANNAATSNDRTKYYSWGPPEALPVLLWLDADRLEGLGAAMTQEKLDRQREVVRNEMREVIENTPYGVVDAILPEALYPAGHPYAHSVIGSHEDLKAASLKDVKDFFAAYYVPANGTLVVAGDFDPAKAKELIAATFGAVPARPAPARRAARPAELDREVRRVAVDKVEFPRLYLVWPAPPAFAAGTAELNLAAAILSGGPSSRLERRLVHELQIAQNVAAFLDERDFSSEFQIVVTPARGVDIERVKRETLAELEALKAKGPTEEELQRVKAQDEAGRLRGMESLLQRAEMLNAYRHYFGEADSFEAALARMRRVDAAGIKEWTSRVLGGGRVDLRVLPAAARVEGASLDKAPAPGAPAPFAPPAPTVATLKNGVELVAVSLRGSGLFAGGLVVDGGERAVPPEKAGLATLVSSLLNSGAGGKSAPEFAAAVESLGANVGADARANSFVVAVRGLASRLPQTLDLFADAALRPNLAPDDFDRERKLQAARIESRADDPETVARIVSAALVYGRDDYRGRPVDGYAPTVAALTLDDVRAAVPRLLDPARARFVFVGDFDVQELKTLLEERFASWRGAGTPAPAAKPLTETTARIAVVDRPGAPQTVIRVARPIPGADERGRAVRMALNTLFGGAFTSRLNQNLREAHGYCYGAGSGIGGEGTQAALVAAASVQTAVTGPALLEMKREFDRLAKGDVVADELAKAVRTSRYDLVESVATTNSLAGTLARIVADGRPLDALARADAALAAAGVDEVNAAARSGILDWNGLVVTLVGDRAEIEKQLKAAGFAAPIVVDDEGRPKK; encoded by the coding sequence ATGCTCCGCAACGTTCTCCGCTTGGCCGGCGCGTTCGCCGCGCTGGCGATGGTGAGCGACATGCCGTCCGCAGCTCCTCTGAAGGTCGCCTGCGAAACCTACACCCTCCCCAACGGGCTGACGGTGATCCTGCATCCGGACCACCGGCTGCCGCAGGTCGTCGTCAACACTTGGTTCGACGTCGGCTCCAAGGACGAGGTCCAGGGGAAGACCGGGTTCGCGCATCTCTTCGAGCACCTGATGTTCATGGGGACGCGGCGCGTTCCCGGCGCGGAGTTCGACGTGCGGATGGAGTCGCTCGGCGCGGCCAACAACGCCGCGACCTCGAACGACCGCACGAAGTACTACAGCTGGGGCCCGCCCGAGGCGCTGCCGGTCCTGCTCTGGCTCGACGCCGACCGGCTCGAAGGGCTCGGGGCGGCGATGACGCAGGAGAAGCTCGACCGCCAGCGGGAAGTGGTGCGCAACGAGATGCGCGAAGTGATCGAAAACACCCCCTACGGCGTCGTGGACGCGATCCTGCCGGAGGCGCTCTATCCCGCCGGGCATCCGTACGCCCACTCGGTGATCGGCAGCCACGAGGACCTCAAGGCCGCGTCGCTCAAGGACGTGAAGGACTTCTTCGCGGCCTACTACGTGCCGGCGAACGGGACGCTCGTCGTCGCCGGGGACTTCGATCCGGCGAAGGCGAAGGAGCTGATCGCCGCGACGTTCGGCGCGGTGCCGGCCCGTCCGGCGCCGGCGCGGCGCGCCGCGCGGCCCGCGGAGCTCGACCGCGAAGTGCGGCGCGTCGCCGTGGACAAGGTCGAGTTCCCGCGCCTCTACCTCGTCTGGCCGGCGCCCCCGGCGTTCGCCGCCGGCACGGCCGAGCTGAACCTCGCCGCGGCGATCCTCTCCGGCGGGCCGTCGAGCCGCCTGGAGCGGCGGCTGGTGCACGAACTGCAGATCGCGCAGAACGTCGCCGCCTTCCTCGACGAGCGCGACTTCTCGTCGGAGTTCCAGATCGTCGTCACCCCGGCGCGCGGCGTGGACATCGAGCGGGTCAAGCGGGAGACGCTGGCCGAGCTCGAGGCGCTCAAGGCGAAGGGGCCGACCGAGGAGGAACTGCAGCGGGTCAAGGCGCAGGACGAGGCGGGACGGCTGCGGGGGATGGAGAGCCTGCTGCAGCGCGCCGAGATGCTGAACGCCTACCGGCACTACTTCGGCGAGGCGGACAGCTTCGAGGCGGCGCTCGCGCGGATGCGCCGCGTGGACGCGGCCGGAATCAAGGAATGGACGTCGCGCGTCCTCGGCGGCGGCCGCGTGGACCTGCGCGTGCTGCCGGCGGCGGCGCGCGTCGAAGGGGCGTCGTTGGACAAGGCCCCGGCGCCCGGCGCGCCGGCGCCGTTCGCGCCCCCCGCGCCGACGGTGGCGACGCTGAAGAACGGCGTGGAGTTGGTCGCCGTGTCGCTGCGCGGGAGCGGGCTCTTCGCCGGCGGCCTCGTGGTGGACGGCGGCGAGCGGGCCGTGCCGCCGGAGAAGGCCGGGCTGGCGACGCTCGTCTCGTCGCTGCTCAACTCGGGCGCCGGCGGGAAGTCGGCGCCGGAGTTCGCCGCGGCGGTCGAGTCGCTCGGCGCGAACGTCGGCGCCGACGCGCGCGCCAACAGCTTCGTCGTCGCCGTGCGCGGCCTCGCCTCGCGCCTTCCGCAAACGCTCGACCTCTTCGCCGACGCCGCGCTGCGGCCGAACCTCGCCCCCGACGACTTCGACCGCGAGCGGAAGCTGCAGGCGGCGCGGATCGAGTCGCGCGCCGACGATCCGGAGACGGTGGCGCGGATCGTTTCCGCGGCGCTGGTCTACGGCCGCGACGATTACCGCGGCCGGCCGGTCGACGGCTACGCGCCGACGGTCGCGGCGCTGACGCTCGACGACGTGCGGGCGGCCGTGCCCCGGCTGCTCGATCCGGCGCGGGCGCGCTTCGTCTTCGTCGGCGACTTCGACGTGCAGGAGCTGAAGACGCTGCTCGAGGAGCGGTTCGCCTCGTGGCGCGGCGCGGGAACGCCGGCGCCCGCGGCGAAGCCGCTCACCGAGACGACGGCGCGGATCGCGGTCGTCGACCGTCCGGGCGCGCCGCAGACCGTGATCCGCGTCGCGCGCCCGATCCCGGGCGCCGACGAGCGCGGCCGCGCGGTGCGGATGGCGCTCAACACCCTCTTCGGCGGCGCCTTCACCAGCCGCCTCAACCAGAACCTGCGCGAGGCGCACGGCTACTGCTACGGCGCGGGGAGCGGCATCGGCGGCGAAGGGACGCAGGCGGCGCTGGTCGCGGCGGCGAGCGTGCAGACGGCGGTCACCGGGCCGGCGCTGCTCGAGATGAAGCGGGAGTTCGACCGTCTGGCGAAGGGCGACGTCGTCGCGGACGAGCTGGCGAAGGCGGTCCGCACGTCGCGCTACGACTTGGTGGAGAGCGTGGCGACGACGAACAGCCTCGCCGGGACGCTGGCGCGGATCGTCGCCGACGGGCGTCCGCTCGACGCGCTCGCCCGCGCCGACGCGGCGCTGGCCGCGGCCGGCGTCGACGAGGTCAACGCCGCGGCCCGCTCGGGGATTCTCGACTGGAACGGGCTGGTCGTGACGCTCGTCGGCGACCGCGCCGAAATCGAGAAGCAGCTCAAGGCGGCCGGCTTCGCCGCGCCGATCGTCGTGGACGACGAGGGGCGGCCGAAGAAGTAG
- a CDS encoding translation initiation factor, with product MDEKAKLVYSSGPDGSGRAPGGAPSAERASLPPERQSIRVRRETAGRGGKAVTTMRTFQLARADAEALLKRLKALCGAGGTIRQAEDGLVLEVQGDHVDKLVAELRARGFKANRG from the coding sequence ATGGACGAGAAGGCGAAGCTGGTCTACTCCTCCGGGCCGGACGGTTCGGGACGCGCCCCGGGCGGCGCTCCGTCCGCGGAGCGCGCTTCCCTGCCGCCGGAGCGGCAGTCGATCCGCGTGCGCCGCGAGACGGCGGGCCGGGGCGGCAAGGCGGTCACGACGATGCGCACGTTCCAACTGGCGCGCGCCGACGCCGAGGCGCTCCTGAAGCGGCTCAAGGCGCTTTGCGGCGCCGGCGGCACGATCCGCCAGGCCGAGGACGGCCTCGTGCTCGAGGTGCAGGGGGACCACGTGGACAAGTTGGTCGCCGAGCTCCGCGCCCGCGGCTTCAAGGCCAACCGCGGCTGA
- a CDS encoding flagellar hook protein FlgE, with protein MIDAVSSALGGIAQATRDVAQVARRTAGSPDPERLPSDMVSLHQDGVAVKANVAVIRAADEMIGSLLDSLG; from the coding sequence ATGATCGACGCGGTCAGCTCGGCTCTCGGCGGCATCGCCCAGGCGACGCGCGACGTGGCGCAGGTGGCGCGGCGGACGGCCGGCTCGCCCGATCCGGAGCGCCTCCCCTCCGACATGGTCTCGCTCCATCAGGACGGCGTCGCCGTCAAGGCGAACGTCGCGGTGATCCGCGCGGCCGACGAGATGATCGGCTCGCTGCTCGACTCGCTGGGCTGA